In one window of Thermodesulfobacteriota bacterium DNA:
- a CDS encoding 2-hydroxyacyl-CoA dehydratase family protein, producing the protein MDDIFHICRVFSIDMIWVAGHIGCKNTQALNGMLRELCRQANIPLLIINYDLMDPRIVTHDGIKEQVNHFMETVMKAERLAP; encoded by the coding sequence ATGGACGACATCTTCCACATCTGCCGGGTGTTTTCCATCGACATGATCTGGGTGGCCGGCCACATCGGCTGCAAAAACACCCAGGCCTTAAACGGCATGCTCCGGGAGCTGTGCCGGCAGGCCAACATTCCGCTGCTGATCATCAACTACGACCTGATGGATCCGCGCATCGTCACCCACGACGGGATCAAGGAGCAGGTGAACCATTTCATGGAAACCGTCATGAAGGCGGAGCGGCTGGCCCCCTGA
- a CDS encoding DUF362 domain-containing protein, with protein sequence MTGTSRKIRYIHAVDSPVAVVEAGDKFSALDEALEKSEFFPFLQRKRQAAGKEKAELRIAVKPNLMMFVSRKEMDVITDPELVEHLLARLRGEGYTRVALVESQNVYSNWYENRLVSQVARAAGYTSTFTDLTLAAPIVYDSPFMGPHKLSSALREIDVLVSFAKSKTHIASLVTLGIKNCFGLTWEQDKYAKYHGRWNASINHALMPTITNPDLPYVSNSAIFTIVDAWTSLDGLMGFKSARWEIPNPCRFMGYGSFCGTPLPLPGVLRVNLGARRETGTIIAGEDLMRVERVGMIKMGVSESMRRVNFPYWLMARTFGEPDIRKIPLRGGIKNQGRELAPYDQPERRFFSIGYSGKIGTPLLDALIPWFAKFGEKFYFLLNIVSSFSPVDLKEFPKKSYFQIIGTEHFVTALPGRNMGLLFLKSIKNLAINFSLMFRRSAWRSLYYIFRKKW encoded by the coding sequence ATGACCGGCACCAGCAGAAAGATCCGATACATCCACGCGGTTGATTCCCCGGTGGCAGTGGTGGAAGCCGGAGACAAGTTTTCGGCCCTGGACGAAGCCCTGGAAAAATCCGAATTCTTCCCTTTCCTGCAGAGAAAACGTCAGGCCGCGGGCAAAGAGAAGGCGGAACTCCGCATCGCCGTCAAGCCCAATCTGATGATGTTCGTTTCCCGAAAGGAGATGGACGTTATCACCGACCCCGAACTGGTGGAGCACCTTCTTGCCAGGCTGCGGGGAGAAGGTTATACCCGTGTCGCGCTGGTGGAATCCCAGAATGTTTATTCCAACTGGTATGAAAACCGGCTTGTCAGCCAGGTAGCGCGGGCGGCGGGCTATACCAGCACATTCACGGACCTGACCCTGGCCGCTCCGATCGTGTATGACAGCCCTTTCATGGGGCCGCACAAGCTCAGTTCCGCGCTCCGCGAAATCGACGTACTGGTGAGTTTCGCCAAGAGCAAGACCCATATTGCCTCCCTGGTGACCCTGGGGATCAAGAACTGTTTCGGGCTTACCTGGGAACAGGACAAGTACGCCAAATATCACGGCCGGTGGAACGCGTCCATCAACCACGCCCTGATGCCGACCATCACCAACCCGGACCTTCCCTACGTGAGCAACAGCGCTATTTTCACCATTGTGGACGCCTGGACCAGCCTGGATGGCCTGATGGGATTTAAAAGCGCCCGATGGGAAATCCCCAATCCCTGCCGGTTTATGGGATACGGCTCCTTCTGCGGGACCCCGCTCCCCCTGCCCGGGGTTCTCCGGGTGAACCTGGGCGCACGCCGGGAAACCGGGACCATTATCGCCGGGGAAGATCTCATGCGGGTTGAGCGCGTCGGCATGATCAAAATGGGCGTGTCCGAAAGCATGCGCCGGGTCAATTTCCCCTACTGGCTCATGGCCAGGACATTCGGGGAACCGGATATCAGGAAAATCCCTCTAAGGGGAGGGATAAAGAATCAGGGCCGGGAACTGGCCCCTTATGATCAACCCGAACGGCGTTTTTTTTCCATCGGGTATTCCGGAAAGATCGGCACCCCCCTTTTGGATGCGCTGATTCCCTGGTTCGCGAAGTTTGGGGAGAAATTTTACTTTTTGCTGAACATCGTCAGCTCTTTTTCTCCGGTGGATCTGAAGGAATTCCCCAAAAAGAGCTATTTTCAAATCATAGGGACGGAACATTTCGTGACGGCGCTTCCCGGCCGGAATATGGGCCTCCTGTTTCTGAAATCCATAAAAAATCTGGCCATCAACTTTTCCCTGATGTTCCGTCGCTCCGCCTGGCGGAGCCTGTATTATATCTTCAGAAAAAAATGGTGA